In Mongoliitalea daihaiensis, one DNA window encodes the following:
- a CDS encoding TolC family protein produces MMRAILVFCFSFISFTISAQEILDFETYMEWVRSYHPIAKQADVNLEFGKQELRAARGGFDPKIYTQRDRKRFNNSDYFDIQETGISIPTMGGVELKGLLEQNSGVFLNSERTVPAGGLFAAGASFNLGQGLIIDQRRAALRKAQIFREATVVERQLFLNDLYLDATDHYWKWASDYQNVKVFEEGYDLAVQRFRMVKESFIQGDFPAIDTVEAYTQVQDRLFSLQSAQINFFKSTQMLNTFLWDESEEPVDLVEDVFPENVLDPFLVDYIPESLRGYVSMHPELRLTDFDIESLEVERRFKANLLLPIAKFNYNFLTETFSAAEVVPFLENNYKYGFTIATPLFLRKERGGLGIARAKLNFKNYERDLKFLQLRNKLDAEIFNFETVGQQLVVFTNNVNGLQKLLDGEMMRFEVGESSLFLVNAREVSLISARVTLNNLAARRKTAYAKMLNAAGLGFEE; encoded by the coding sequence ATGATGAGAGCAATTTTAGTTTTCTGCTTTAGCTTCATTTCATTTACTATTTCTGCGCAAGAGATCTTAGATTTTGAAACCTACATGGAGTGGGTTCGATCCTATCATCCCATTGCTAAACAAGCGGATGTTAACTTGGAATTTGGTAAGCAGGAGTTGCGTGCTGCAAGGGGAGGTTTCGACCCTAAAATCTACACTCAAAGAGATCGGAAGCGATTCAATAATTCTGATTATTTTGATATTCAAGAGACTGGGATATCCATTCCAACCATGGGAGGTGTGGAATTAAAAGGCTTGCTTGAGCAAAATTCAGGAGTTTTTCTTAACAGTGAACGTACCGTTCCTGCAGGCGGCTTATTCGCTGCAGGTGCATCGTTCAATTTAGGGCAGGGTTTGATTATAGATCAGCGAAGAGCGGCTTTGCGAAAAGCACAGATTTTCAGGGAAGCTACCGTTGTAGAACGTCAATTATTTTTGAATGATCTATACTTGGATGCAACGGATCATTACTGGAAATGGGCCTCTGACTACCAAAATGTAAAAGTTTTTGAAGAAGGATATGATTTAGCAGTACAGAGATTTCGGATGGTAAAAGAAAGCTTTATTCAAGGGGACTTTCCAGCGATCGACACTGTAGAAGCATACACCCAAGTGCAGGATCGCCTTTTCAGTTTGCAGTCCGCTCAAATCAACTTCTTCAAATCTACCCAAATGTTAAATACCTTTTTGTGGGATGAAAGTGAAGAGCCAGTTGATTTGGTAGAGGATGTTTTTCCAGAAAATGTTCTCGATCCATTTTTGGTAGATTATATCCCGGAGTCTTTGAGAGGCTATGTAAGTATGCATCCCGAACTTCGTTTGACGGACTTTGATATTGAATCCTTGGAGGTAGAGCGGCGTTTTAAGGCAAATCTACTTTTGCCCATAGCTAAGTTTAATTATAATTTCTTGACAGAAACATTTAGCGCTGCTGAAGTAGTCCCATTCTTAGAGAATAACTACAAGTATGGATTTACTATTGCCACTCCTTTGTTCCTTAGAAAAGAGCGTGGTGGCCTTGGGATAGCAAGAGCGAAATTGAATTTCAAAAATTATGAGCGAGATCTTAAGTTTTTACAATTGAGAAATAAACTCGATGCTGAAATCTTTAACTTTGAGACGGTTGGACAACAGTTAGTAGTCTTCACGAATAATGTGAATGGTCTTCAAAAATTATTGGATGGGGAAATGATGCGGTTTGAGGTAGGTGAATCCTCCTTATTCCTAGTCAATGCTCGAGAAGTAAGCTTAATCAGCGCTAGAGTAACTCTCAACAACCTAGCTGCCCGAAGAAAAACCGCTTATGCGAAGATGCTTAACGCAGCAGGTTTAGGGTTTGAAGAGTAG
- a CDS encoding HlyD family secretion protein, with amino-acid sequence MINITKNKISEKVSFKEFVSLNMTYPGDDSKKRRKILLWILLGSFLFLFLPWTQNIRSQGFVTALRPDQRPQTVHSIIAGRIEKWYVAEGDFVQRGDTVLLVSEIKDDYFDPRLLERTQMQVDAKALSAQSYSEKVKAIEIQIEAMRQNNILRIDQANNRLRMAELQVISDSIRFEQAKVNFKIGEEQLKRTEKLFQEGLRSLTDFEQRELRFQEVQASMIAAENSLLQSVNARIAATIELNAIDNDFRDRMAKARADMFESMSAQFDTEATVTKLENQYSNYEMRTGFRYILAPQDGYITQAVQVGLGETIKEGAEIISIMPANAQLAVEMFVSPVDYPLMRIGSKVRFIFDGWPAIVFSGWPQITNGTFGGVIHAIDNFASPNGKYRILVVEDPEEENWPEALRIGSGADGIALLNDVPLWYEIWRQLNGFPADYYTAREKADNKKK; translated from the coding sequence ATGATAAATATTACTAAAAATAAAATTAGTGAGAAAGTCTCCTTCAAAGAGTTTGTAAGTCTCAATATGACCTATCCTGGAGACGATAGCAAAAAGAGGCGTAAAATCCTTTTATGGATATTGTTAGGTTCGTTTTTGTTTTTATTCCTTCCTTGGACACAAAATATCCGTTCGCAAGGCTTTGTTACAGCGTTAAGGCCGGATCAGCGACCGCAGACTGTGCATTCAATTATTGCAGGAAGGATAGAAAAATGGTATGTAGCAGAAGGTGATTTTGTGCAAAGAGGCGATACTGTTTTGTTAGTATCTGAAATTAAAGACGACTACTTTGATCCTAGACTTTTGGAGCGTACTCAAATGCAGGTTGATGCCAAGGCGTTATCTGCTCAATCCTATTCTGAAAAAGTAAAAGCGATCGAAATTCAGATAGAGGCCATGCGTCAAAATAATATTCTGAGAATAGATCAAGCAAACAACAGGCTTCGGATGGCTGAATTGCAAGTGATATCCGATAGTATACGCTTCGAACAGGCAAAAGTGAATTTTAAAATTGGAGAGGAACAGCTTAAACGAACAGAAAAGCTATTTCAGGAGGGATTACGTTCACTGACAGATTTCGAACAGCGGGAATTGCGTTTTCAGGAAGTGCAAGCAAGTATGATTGCCGCAGAAAACTCCTTACTCCAAAGTGTTAATGCTAGAATTGCGGCGACAATTGAGTTGAATGCCATTGATAATGACTTTAGAGATCGTATGGCCAAAGCACGCGCTGATATGTTCGAGTCCATGTCTGCTCAGTTTGATACAGAAGCTACAGTTACTAAACTTGAGAATCAGTATTCGAATTATGAAATGCGTACGGGTTTCCGTTATATTTTAGCACCTCAGGATGGTTATATTACACAGGCTGTTCAGGTAGGTCTTGGAGAAACCATTAAAGAAGGAGCTGAGATTATCAGTATCATGCCTGCCAATGCCCAATTAGCAGTAGAAATGTTTGTGTCTCCAGTGGATTATCCTTTGATGAGAATCGGTTCTAAAGTTCGGTTTATCTTTGATGGATGGCCGGCAATTGTCTTCTCAGGGTGGCCACAGATCACCAATGGAACCTTTGGTGGCGTCATTCATGCTATTGACAATTTTGCTAGCCCAAATGGGAAGTATAGGATTTTGGTAGTGGAAGACCCAGAAGAGGAAAATTGGCCAGAAGCATTAAGGATAGGTTCAGGTGCAGATGGGATTGCCTTATTAAACGATGTGCCTTTATGGTATGAAATTTGGCGACAATTGAATGGCTTCCCAGCAGACTATTATACAGCCCGAGAAAAGGCGGACAACAAAAAGAAATAA
- a CDS encoding peptidase domain-containing ABC transporter codes for MKADSGLTPLKRFFKLINEEKQEVYAIYFYSLLNGTLSLVYPLGIQAIINFVLGGRVSTAWLIMVLVVTVAISFSGFLQISQLYLTEKLEQRIFAKVGFSFAYRLPRLKMDELEKNYTPELVNRFFDAVNLQKGMSKILIDFSFAIVQITFGMILLALYNIFFLLFSLALVSLVILIFYFTSPKGMETNLKVSTMKYKTAYWLEEIGRTMATFKLAGNSKLPFFNMDKLLKSYVEYRDRHFAVLVFQYKIMIAFKALIVTTLLIVGSILLIDNQISIGQFVAVEVIIILMVTSVEKVILSLDAVYDTMTATEKIGQIMDLQMERQEGTEKSLTTNNESLQFQIKNLHYSIKNTNYEVLDNVSFDLNAGEKVVLTGNSGGGKSTLMYLMSGLFSEYRGRIIVNGLPIDTMNLDKLRGFIGDSLSHQSIFHGTIYENVTLRKDAEDSHVREILQLVGLKDFIYKLTEDWDTMLMPEGKGLSKEVISKIILARCLVCKPKALLLEDMFGAMEYEEKMRLVDYILEGSWTVMLVTQEKDIINKFPRVLELKNGRLTYDGSTDGFLSTKTI; via the coding sequence ATGAAAGCTGATAGCGGTTTGACACCTCTCAAACGATTCTTCAAACTGATCAATGAGGAGAAACAAGAGGTTTATGCAATTTATTTCTATTCATTATTGAATGGTACCTTATCTTTGGTGTATCCACTGGGTATTCAGGCCATTATCAATTTCGTGCTTGGAGGTAGAGTGAGTACGGCTTGGTTGATCATGGTTTTAGTTGTTACAGTAGCCATTTCTTTCAGTGGATTTCTTCAGATTTCACAATTGTATCTAACAGAGAAACTGGAACAGCGGATATTTGCAAAGGTAGGTTTTAGTTTTGCTTACAGACTTCCGCGCCTAAAGATGGATGAATTGGAAAAGAACTATACTCCTGAATTGGTTAACCGCTTCTTTGATGCAGTGAATCTACAAAAAGGGATGTCAAAAATCTTGATAGACTTTTCTTTTGCAATCGTTCAGATCACCTTTGGTATGATTTTGCTGGCACTGTATAATATCTTTTTCCTCTTATTCAGTTTGGCTTTGGTTTCCTTGGTTATTTTGATCTTTTATTTTACCAGTCCCAAAGGGATGGAGACCAATTTGAAGGTATCCACGATGAAATATAAAACAGCATATTGGTTGGAGGAAATTGGTAGAACTATGGCTACTTTTAAGTTGGCGGGTAATTCCAAGCTTCCGTTTTTCAACATGGATAAATTGTTAAAATCCTATGTAGAGTACAGGGATAGACACTTTGCTGTATTGGTGTTTCAATACAAAATAATGATTGCTTTCAAGGCTTTGATTGTGACTACTTTGTTAATTGTAGGAAGTATTTTGTTGATTGATAATCAGATCAGTATCGGACAATTTGTAGCAGTAGAAGTAATCATTATATTGATGGTAACTTCTGTTGAAAAGGTGATTCTTTCTTTGGATGCGGTGTATGATACCATGACTGCTACAGAAAAAATCGGTCAAATCATGGATTTGCAGATGGAACGTCAAGAGGGTACAGAGAAGTCACTTACTACTAACAATGAAAGTCTTCAATTCCAGATTAAAAACCTTCATTATTCCATCAAAAACACCAATTATGAAGTATTGGATAATGTCTCTTTTGATTTGAATGCGGGCGAAAAAGTAGTGCTTACCGGGAACAGTGGGGGAGGTAAAAGTACGTTGATGTACTTGATGTCCGGATTATTCAGTGAGTACAGAGGAAGAATCATCGTCAACGGTTTACCGATTGATACCATGAATTTAGATAAGCTCAGAGGCTTTATTGGTGATAGTTTATCTCATCAATCCATATTTCATGGGACCATTTATGAAAATGTCACTTTACGAAAAGATGCGGAGGATTCCCATGTGCGCGAAATTTTACAATTGGTAGGTTTAAAAGACTTTATCTACAAATTGACAGAGGATTGGGACACAATGTTGATGCCTGAAGGTAAAGGACTGAGTAAAGAAGTAATTAGCAAGATTATTTTAGCTAGGTGTCTAGTGTGCAAACCAAAAGCTTTGTTACTCGAAGACATGTTTGGTGCAATGGAGTATGAGGAGAAAATGAGGTTAGTGGATTATATTTTAGAAGGTAGTTGGACAGTAATGCTCGTGACTCAAGAGAAAGATATTATCAACAAATTCCCTCGGGTGCTGGAATTGAAAAACGGAAGGCTTACCTACGATGGAAGTACAGATGGGTTTTTATCAACTAAAACAATTTAA
- a CDS encoding TetR/AcrR family transcriptional regulator, with product MDKILQRVRVEVNENIYLKDPFSSDLGVDIVQKSMDMMLALGFENFTFKKLAQAVGCTEAAIYRYFENKHKLLLYLFGWYWGFLEQNLVYCTANLTSARQKLEIAIELLAKGPIFSKNDFIDPVKLRRLLTDESTKAIMTKEVDKEQKLGFFHQYYKLGERIAELISAYNPEYEFPKTLVTTIMEASLMQTYYENHLPGLTEKGDGHDKKVIFFNHLVFKTIAHES from the coding sequence ATGGATAAAATTTTACAAAGAGTAAGAGTTGAAGTCAATGAAAATATTTACCTCAAGGATCCATTTAGTTCGGATTTGGGTGTGGATATTGTGCAAAAAAGCATGGATATGATGTTGGCGCTTGGCTTTGAGAACTTTACTTTTAAAAAATTAGCTCAGGCAGTTGGCTGCACAGAGGCAGCGATTTACAGATATTTTGAAAACAAACACAAACTTTTATTATATTTATTTGGGTGGTATTGGGGATTTTTAGAACAAAACTTGGTTTATTGTACTGCCAATCTTACCTCAGCGCGGCAAAAGTTAGAAATAGCCATAGAGCTGCTAGCAAAAGGTCCGATTTTCAGTAAAAATGATTTTATTGATCCAGTGAAATTGCGCCGATTACTTACCGATGAATCTACTAAAGCAATCATGACTAAGGAGGTTGATAAGGAGCAGAAGCTGGGATTTTTTCATCAGTATTATAAACTTGGGGAGCGAATCGCTGAATTGATAAGTGCTTACAATCCGGAATATGAATTTCCAAAAACACTCGTGACAACGATTATGGAAGCTAGTTTGATGCAAACGTATTATGAGAACCATTTGCCAGGTCTTACGGAAAAAGGCGATGGTCATGACAAAAAAGTAATTTTCTTCAATCACTTAGTATTTAAAACAATCGCACATGAAAGCTGA
- a CDS encoding M28 family metallopeptidase: MKKLTYVLIPSLAYLLLACGGSSDSEYQITPADLEGHIIELSNDLYAGRMPFTDGETKTLTYMEKIFSEIGAEPGNGESYYQDVPMVSITSKAAPTMQVKGPKGSIELKGLEDYVLWTQRIEEEQIFEDVELVFVGYGIVAPEYGWNDYQDVDMSGKIAVVIVNDPGYGQEGSDLFNGNTMTYYGRWTYKFEEAARQGALGTLIIHETGAAGYGFGVVQNGWNGTKLYLDNRGKDIYQPKFEGWITSETAEKLVDLAGLSIHELFQQAKTSEFKALPMGLKVSSSVSAQGIFDSSKNFIAKITGTKRPNEYIIYTAHWDHLGIGSPDASGDSIYNGALDNASGIAAMWALAKGFIEGEKPERTVVFLAVTAEEQGLWGSAYYAQNPVYPASQTVANINIDGLNIFGSMRDMTLIGKGQSDLEDLLDAVLSEKNRFSTPDPTPAAGLYYRSDHFNFAKIGVPALYVGAGTDHVEFGVEYGKQQMADYITNHYHKPSDKYDAEAWDLDSAVEDLMVLFKVGKKLSNTTS, from the coding sequence ATGAAAAAACTTACATACGTATTAATTCCATCCTTAGCTTATTTGCTATTGGCTTGCGGTGGATCCTCGGATTCTGAGTACCAAATAACTCCAGCAGATTTAGAAGGACATATTATTGAGTTGTCAAACGATCTGTACGCTGGAAGAATGCCATTTACCGATGGAGAGACCAAGACTTTAACCTACATGGAAAAGATTTTTTCCGAAATAGGTGCAGAACCTGGCAATGGGGAGAGTTATTATCAGGATGTTCCTATGGTTTCCATTACATCAAAGGCTGCTCCTACGATGCAAGTGAAAGGACCCAAAGGGAGTATTGAATTAAAAGGCTTGGAAGATTATGTACTGTGGACGCAGAGAATAGAAGAGGAGCAGATTTTTGAAGATGTGGAGCTGGTTTTTGTCGGCTACGGAATTGTGGCGCCTGAGTATGGTTGGAATGATTACCAAGATGTGGACATGTCCGGGAAAATTGCTGTTGTGATCGTCAATGACCCTGGTTATGGTCAAGAAGGAAGTGATTTGTTCAATGGGAATACCATGACTTATTACGGTCGATGGACATATAAATTTGAAGAAGCGGCGCGGCAAGGTGCATTAGGAACACTCATTATTCATGAAACAGGTGCTGCAGGCTATGGATTTGGAGTGGTTCAAAATGGGTGGAATGGAACAAAGTTATATTTAGACAACCGGGGAAAAGATATTTATCAGCCAAAATTTGAAGGCTGGATAACATCTGAGACTGCAGAAAAGCTAGTTGATTTAGCAGGTTTGTCCATTCATGAGTTATTCCAACAGGCAAAAACTTCGGAATTTAAAGCTTTACCAATGGGTTTGAAAGTTAGTTCTTCTGTTAGTGCGCAAGGTATTTTTGATAGCTCTAAAAACTTTATTGCTAAAATTACAGGCACCAAGCGGCCGAATGAATACATTATATATACTGCTCACTGGGATCATCTTGGAATCGGTTCGCCAGATGCAAGTGGTGATAGTATTTATAATGGAGCTTTAGATAATGCTTCTGGTATTGCAGCTATGTGGGCTTTAGCGAAAGGCTTTATCGAGGGAGAAAAACCAGAGCGCACAGTAGTCTTTTTAGCGGTCACCGCTGAAGAACAGGGGCTATGGGGTTCTGCATATTATGCCCAAAATCCAGTTTATCCAGCTTCTCAGACGGTAGCGAACATCAATATTGATGGGTTAAATATTTTTGGGTCTATGCGGGATATGACCTTGATTGGAAAAGGGCAATCTGATTTGGAAGATCTCTTAGATGCGGTTTTATCTGAAAAAAATCGATTTTCTACACCTGATCCAACTCCAGCGGCTGGCTTGTATTACCGTTCAGATCATTTCAATTTTGCTAAAATAGGTGTCCCCGCGTTATATGTAGGGGCAGGGACAGATCATGTGGAGTTTGGTGTTGAGTATGGGAAGCAACAAATGGCAGATTATATCACAAATCACTATCATAAGCCATCGGATAAATATGACGCTGAAGCTTGGGATTTAGACAGTGCAGTGGAAGACTTAATGGTTTTGTTTAAAGTAGGTAAAAAATTGTCAAATACTACAAGTTGA
- a CDS encoding alpha/beta hydrolase, protein MKTFLKIILALAIVLAIVYIAGPKAKVQALEGEYTEVPSDPLQLEVFIQNIEDTVSQLKIGNEAKIIWADSLLKGKTPYSIVYIHGFGASQMEGDPVHRKIAEHFHANLYVVRLPEHGIDRPNGMEYLSAQLLTDAVRQAYMIGKSLGDEVIVIGTSMGGALSLLLASERPDMKALVVYSPAIREYGEALQQFFNPWAKFLASNFVMENGVRTVKRDGDKAKYWSETYHVNGYEALAVLLRSKMVPETFQAIKTPVFLGYFYKNDSIQDFVVSVPKMQEMFQQLGTPNSFKREMAFPETGDHVIASSITSQDWETVLEQTIDFLENVVNLKALQEVEIE, encoded by the coding sequence ATGAAAACCTTTTTGAAAATTATCTTGGCCTTAGCCATCGTCTTGGCTATCGTTTATATCGCAGGACCTAAGGCAAAAGTCCAAGCTCTTGAGGGTGAGTACACCGAAGTACCGAGCGATCCCTTGCAGTTAGAAGTATTTATCCAAAACATTGAAGATACTGTCAGTCAATTAAAAATTGGCAATGAAGCTAAAATCATATGGGCAGATAGTTTATTGAAAGGAAAAACCCCTTACTCTATTGTCTACATCCATGGTTTTGGCGCCAGCCAAATGGAAGGCGATCCGGTGCACCGAAAAATCGCTGAACATTTCCATGCAAACCTCTATGTGGTCAGATTGCCTGAACACGGCATTGACCGACCCAATGGCATGGAATACCTTTCTGCTCAACTATTGACTGACGCGGTGAGACAAGCTTACATGATCGGCAAAAGCCTAGGAGATGAAGTGATTGTCATAGGTACTAGCATGGGTGGAGCTCTTTCTTTACTCTTAGCATCTGAAAGACCGGATATGAAAGCCTTGGTAGTCTACTCTCCTGCAATCAGGGAATATGGAGAAGCACTTCAACAGTTTTTCAACCCTTGGGCAAAATTTTTAGCTAGCAACTTTGTAATGGAGAATGGAGTCAGAACGGTCAAAAGAGATGGTGATAAAGCGAAGTATTGGTCTGAAACTTATCATGTCAATGGCTACGAGGCTTTAGCTGTATTGCTCCGAAGCAAAATGGTACCTGAAACATTTCAGGCAATTAAAACCCCGGTATTTCTGGGCTATTTTTATAAAAATGATAGTATCCAGGATTTTGTTGTCTCCGTGCCTAAAATGCAGGAAATGTTTCAACAGCTTGGTACTCCAAATAGCTTTAAGCGTGAAATGGCTTTTCCTGAAACAGGCGACCATGTAATTGCTTCGTCTATCACTTCACAAGACTGGGAAACAGTTCTGGAGCAAACAATCGATTTTCTTGAAAATGTAGTCAATCTCAAAGCCTTACAAGAAGTAGAAATTGAGTAA
- a CDS encoding DinB family protein → MKSSLLYFFDRDLQKVKNELICYKNEQNIWEIAPGISNSAGNLTMHIIGNLNHYIGNKMGDTGYERDRESEFSVKGIPREELLLMLDETNHMITDSILQFPEDWFSRDYPGGAVKEPMSYEYYMFHLVSHLNYHLGQINYHRRLLEK, encoded by the coding sequence ATGAAAAGTTCATTGCTGTATTTTTTTGATCGCGATTTGCAAAAAGTGAAAAACGAACTTATCTGCTATAAAAACGAGCAAAATATCTGGGAAATAGCTCCTGGTATTTCCAACTCTGCGGGCAATTTAACCATGCACATCATAGGTAACTTGAATCATTACATTGGTAATAAAATGGGTGATACAGGTTACGAGAGGGATCGTGAATCGGAATTTTCAGTCAAAGGCATCCCAAGAGAGGAATTACTCCTTATGCTGGATGAAACTAATCATATGATAACAGATTCTATCTTGCAGTTTCCAGAGGATTGGTTTTCTAGGGATTATCCGGGAGGAGCTGTCAAAGAACCTATGAGTTATGAATACTATATGTTTCACCTCGTGAGCCATCTCAATTATCATTTAGGACAGATTAACTACCATCGAAGACTTTTAGAGAAATAA
- a CDS encoding 6-phosphofructokinase, protein MKKLLVVTGGGDCPGLNAVIRGIAKRARKEKGWELYGSKEGFVGIWSDPTDLIKLTKSKTAGIHVKGGTILKTTNRADPLHYPVKDENGQIIYVDKTRELAERIKSLGFDALINIGGDGSQKISKALFDYGLPVIGVPKTIDNDLSATDMTFGFQTAVQIATESFDRLVTTAESHSRVMIMEVMGRDAGWIALHTAIAGGAEICLIPEIPYDIHELVKRINSRYDNGRGFVNIVIAEGAKAQEGSIVSRAGDEGSRHVRLGGVAFQLAQQLKDVGVTADIRETVLGHTQRGGTPVAFDRVLASVFGVKAFEMVLGGEYGKMVAFKNNDFISVPLEDATRDYNHVGADNYLIQAAKGLGISFGD, encoded by the coding sequence ATGAAGAAGCTTTTAGTAGTTACGGGAGGTGGAGATTGTCCCGGATTGAATGCGGTGATACGCGGAATTGCCAAAAGAGCAAGGAAAGAAAAAGGATGGGAATTGTATGGAAGTAAAGAGGGATTTGTGGGGATATGGAGCGATCCCACAGATTTGATTAAATTGACTAAAAGCAAGACAGCTGGTATTCATGTCAAGGGTGGTACAATTTTAAAAACTACCAATCGAGCAGATCCTTTGCATTATCCTGTAAAGGATGAAAATGGGCAGATCATTTATGTTGATAAAACTAGAGAACTGGCAGAACGCATCAAGTCTTTGGGATTTGATGCCTTGATCAATATTGGTGGAGACGGATCTCAAAAAATATCCAAAGCATTATTTGACTATGGACTACCTGTTATTGGTGTTCCGAAAACCATTGATAATGACCTATCTGCTACTGATATGACCTTTGGGTTTCAAACAGCTGTTCAGATAGCTACTGAAAGTTTTGACCGATTGGTGACAACTGCTGAAAGCCATTCTAGAGTAATGATTATGGAGGTGATGGGAAGAGATGCAGGATGGATTGCTTTGCACACAGCTATTGCGGGCGGAGCAGAAATATGTTTAATCCCTGAAATTCCTTACGATATTCATGAATTAGTGAAACGAATTAATTCCCGCTATGACAATGGCAGGGGATTTGTCAATATCGTGATTGCTGAAGGAGCAAAAGCACAAGAGGGAAGTATTGTATCAAGAGCAGGAGATGAAGGAAGCCGCCATGTGCGCTTAGGAGGAGTAGCATTTCAGCTAGCGCAGCAACTAAAAGACGTAGGAGTGACAGCAGATATCAGGGAAACTGTATTGGGACATACCCAACGAGGAGGAACGCCCGTTGCATTTGATCGAGTACTGGCTTCGGTCTTTGGAGTTAAGGCGTTTGAAATGGTTTTGGGGGGAGAATACGGGAAAATGGTTGCATTCAAGAATAACGATTTCATATCGGTACCTTTAGAGGATGCAACTCGGGACTACAATCATGTAGGTGCAGACAATTACCTTATTCAAGCCGCCAAGGGTTTGGGGATATCTTTTGGAGACTAA
- a CDS encoding NYN domain-containing protein, translating to MEKDIKIAVLIDADNVSSHPIKEMMEEIAKYGNPTIKRIYGDWTTPRLGKWKNILLENAITPIQQYGYTVGKNATDAAMIIDAMDILYSQKVNGFCIVSSDSDFTRLATRLREAGMLVIGMGEKKTPEPFIVACDKFIYVEILQKAEPDTSPGKAKDAPKPQVDKAGPKIIRLIHNTISDLADDDGWAFMGDVGNLLQKKQPNFDSRNFGYQKLTPFISSLPYFEIEQREGSKGRHKLIYVRSKE from the coding sequence ATGGAAAAAGATATTAAAATAGCCGTTTTGATAGATGCGGACAATGTTTCTTCACACCCCATCAAAGAAATGATGGAAGAAATTGCTAAGTATGGTAACCCTACCATCAAACGGATTTATGGAGATTGGACGACCCCACGGTTAGGGAAATGGAAAAATATATTACTGGAAAATGCCATCACCCCTATTCAGCAATACGGCTATACTGTTGGAAAAAATGCAACCGATGCTGCCATGATTATTGATGCCATGGACATCCTGTATTCCCAAAAAGTCAATGGATTTTGCATCGTCTCAAGTGATAGTGATTTTACTCGATTGGCAACAAGACTGCGGGAGGCAGGTATGTTGGTTATCGGTATGGGAGAGAAAAAAACACCTGAACCTTTTATCGTTGCCTGTGACAAATTTATTTACGTAGAAATTCTTCAAAAAGCAGAGCCAGATACGTCTCCAGGAAAAGCTAAAGATGCTCCAAAACCACAAGTAGATAAAGCTGGACCTAAAATCATTCGGCTAATCCATAATACCATTTCAGATTTAGCAGACGATGATGGCTGGGCCTTTATGGGAGATGTGGGTAATTTACTTCAGAAAAAACAACCCAACTTTGATTCCAGAAATTTTGGTTACCAAAAACTAACGCCTTTCATCAGTTCACTTCCGTATTTTGAAATCGAACAACGAGAAGGAA